Genomic DNA from Paenibacillus sp. KS-LC4:
GAGATATTTGCTCAAGAATTATAGATATTGATGGGCAGTTGGTCAGCGAAGAGCTGGATTTGCGCACGATTGGCATTGATTTGGGCGAGCTGAAGCGCAAGGAATGGTCAGTACTAGTAGCTGGCGGCCCAAGCAAAGTCGAGGCCGTATACGGCGCGCTGGCTGGACAATATGCGAATACGTTGATTACCGATCACATTACGGCGAAGCATCTGCTGGATTACAAGCCGGAAGCGTGAACAGGACATATTAGAGAGATGATAGCTGGAGGGATTTGTTAATGGGCAGTACGAATGCAGCGAACGTAGCTGGACTTATTGATCACACAATGCTGAAGGCAGATGCGACAAAAGCGGAAATCATTCAGCTTTGCGCTGAAGCCAAGACGTATCATTTTGCCACCGTATGCGTGAATGCAGGCTGGGTTGCTCTTGCAGCTGAACAGCTGGCAGGCTCTGGTGTAGGCATTACTACGGTAGCAGGCTTCCCGCTTGGCGCAACAACTTCAAGGGCGAAGGCAGCGGAAGCGGAAGACGCCATCGCCTGCGGCGCCACAGAGGTGGACATGGTGCTGAACATCGGGCTGCTGAAGTCAGGAGACGAAGCAGGCGTGAAGCGTGATGTCGAAGCGGTTGTGGCAGCTTGCAAGGGCAAGGCGCTCGTTAAAGTTATTTTGGAAACAGGCTTGCTGACGGATGCGGAAAAGGTGCGGGCTTGCGAAATTTGCAAGGAGGCTGGCGCTGATTTTGTTAAAACCTCGACGGGCTTCGGCAAAGGCGGTGCCACAGAGGAAGATATTGCTCTAATGCGCCGTACAGTTGGGCCGGATATGGGTGTCAAGGCTTCCGGTGGCGTACGCGATTTGGAAACCGCACTCAAAATGCTCGCTGCTGGCGCTACTCGTATAGGTGCAAGCGCAAGCGTCGCTATTGCGAGCGGTGGCAAGGGCGAAGGATATTAGTTGAAATGGGTATGAGTCGTTTATCTTGGAAACGTCAGTGGATGACGGATGTGCGGGTGAATGTGCTGGCGGGCATGACGGCTACTCTCGCGCTGGTGCCGGATTCGCTTGCTTTTTCGTTTATGGCGGGAGTGCCACCTGTTGTGGGCATTTATGCTTCAATCTGTATTCTGCTCGTTACGACGTTTCTTGGCGGTCGTCCGGGTATGATTTCTGCTGCGGCAGGCTCGATGGCGGTGCTGATGCTGACGCTCGTAAAGGAGCATGGCATTGAGTATTTGTTCGCAGCAACGATTTTGACGGGGATTTTGCAATATTTAATGGGTGTATTTAAGCTCGGGAAGCTAATGAGGTATGTGCCTCAGGGCGTGCTGACGGGGTTTATTAATGCGCTGGCGATTCTTATCCTCATTTCGCAGCTGCGGTATTTTCAGGGCGAGTCCTGGCTGATGTATGCACTTGTGGCGGCGACGCTGGCCATTATTTATTTTCTCCCTCGTTACTTCAAAGCAATTCCATCCCCACTGGTGGCCGTTGTGATATTGACCTTCGCCGTTTGGGTGTTTGGCATGGACGGAGTTACCCGAGTTGGGGCCATCGACGCATCGCTGCCGTCGTTTTTGCTGCCTAATATTCCGCTTAATTGGGAGACGCTAGCGATCATTTTTCCTTATTCTTTGTCGCTGGCAGTCGTTGGATATACGGAGACGATGCTGACGCATAATTTGCTTGATGAGATGACTGGTGAGCGTACGGACAAAAATAAGGAAATGCGCGGACAAGGCGTTGCAAATGTTGTCGCAGGATTTTTCGGAGGTATGGCGGGCTGTGCGCTCGTAGCGGAATCAGTGCTCAATGTGAAAATGGGCGGGAAGCATAGGCTGTCTACGCTCGTTTCCGCATTGTTCCTCTTGCTGCTCGCCGTTCTGTTTGGCGATTTGCTGGCGCAGGTGCCGATGGCGGCTCTGGTCGGCATTATGATTATGGTCTGTATCGCCATCTTCGACTGGCGCTCGGTGTTCAAGCCTCGCAGTGTGCCGCTTGCCGAAACGGTCGTGATGGTGGCGACAGTAGCAGCTGTACTGTTCACCCACGATTTGGCTGCTGGCGTGCTGGTCGGCGTACTGATCAGTTTCGTGTGGTTCGTTGTATCCGTATCCCGCAAGCTGCACATTCATAGTGAATGGGAAGGCAGTAAGCGGACTTATCGGGTGCATGGACAGCTGTTTTTCGCTTCCTCCTCTGGTCTGGAAGAGCTTATTGAGCTGGACTGCAAAGCCAATGAAATTCATATCGACCTCAGCCAGTCGCGCATATGGGATCATACGGCGCAGCTGGCACTCAATAAAGTGGTAGAGCGGCTGAAGGCTAGCGGCAAGGAAGTAACCGTGAGCAAAGGGACTGCCTTGCAAAGCTGAACGAAAACTAAAAGAAAAGCTAAATGAAGGCTAAACGTGAGTCATGCAGAGTTAGGACTTGTGCCATTTAGCTAAGCAGCCCGTATCATAATGTCTGAAAAACAAAAAGATCGCTGTCACCAAAGGCATTAAGCCTAACGGACAGCGATCTTTTTTTTAATTCATAAGCACGTTCTTAAGCACGTTCACCTTATTAGGTTGGGCTTATTGTGCTGCGCTAGCTTCAGGGGAAACAGCTGCATCTGGATTAGCACTTGCGTCTGTTTCCGCTTCATCTGTTTTCACGTCAAGCGTATTGGTAATCGTAGCTTTGTCGCGAAGCTCTTGAATCCAAGCAGCTGATTTCTCTTGAATTTGCTGATTCAGCAGCTGCTTGCGGATTTCTTCCTTCTTCTCTTCAAAAGTTGGGGAAGTAGCCGCTTTAAAGCCGGTTTTCTTAATAATATGGTAACCGAAGCTCGATTTAACGACATCGCTGATTTGATCCACTTCGAGTGCGAAGGCTGCTTCCTCGAAAGCAGGGTCCATGACACCTTTGCCGAAGAAGCCCAGATCGCCGCCGTTGTCTTTCGTGCCTGGATCGGTCGATTTTTCTTTCGCCAACGTCGCGAAGTCGCCGCCAGCTTTCAATTCCTTCAAAATAGCGTCTGCTTCTTCTTGCGTAGCTACCAGAATATGCGAAGCTTTAATCTCTTCACCTGTGCCATAGGAAGCTTTGTTTTGCTCATAAGTTTCTTTAACCTGATCATCGGTAATCGTAATGGATGGCTCAAGCAGCTTGCGGATTTTCACTTGCGTCTCAGCATCTTTACGCAGGCTCTCCAGCGTTACACCGTATTGTGCCAATGCAGCATTGAATTGCTCGTCCGTGCCGAAGCTCGCTTTCAGCGTATTAATTTCTTCATCAATATCTGCATCTGTCACGGTAACATTGGAAGCCTTCGCTTCTTGCGTAATGAGCTGCTGCGTAATGAGATTGTCGAGCGTCGTTTTGCCGCCCGATTTCAGCATTTCTTCGTAAAGATCCTCTTTCGTAATGTCGACTTTGTTAACCGTTGCAACGGCTGCATTGCTGCCACCGCCGAAAACCGGTTTAATAGCGACGATTACTAGCAAAATAGCCAAAACAGCCGAAAGCGCAATCCATGCTGTATTGCCGCTTTTACGAGCCGGCGGGGGAGTTGATCCACCCAAAGGCGCTCCTCCTGCATATGGTGAGGCTGTTGCTGGTTCAGTCGTATGTTGATTGTCCTCGTGTGTGTTGGTTTCTTGCTCCGCAGCATTTTTTAATTCTTCTTCTTTACGCTGCGATTCTTGGTTATCCATTCTTCAAACTCCCTTCATTATCTTACACTCTTTTTTATAATGGCCATGCGAAACGTTGCAGTGATCAGGGTCAGCTCACCGTAACCGTTTACGCTTGTCTAATCTACTATAACAAAACTTAGGTTAAAAAACCTTAATCTTAAATAAAAATAAAGGATTTTAAACGCGTTCGGCTTTTTTTGCACCGTTCGACCAAGCGGTGTACAATGGAAGAAGCAAGCGCTTTATTTGTATTTGAATTAATAATAGAAGTTTCGCGGCTTTTCATTTAAATAGTAGAGAGGATGTTAAACGATGACGTATTTGCCTGCAAATTCCCGCTACGATGGGATGAAATACAATCGCAGCGGCCGCAGCGGGCTGCTGCTTCCAGCGGTATCACTGGGCCTTTGGCATAACTTTGGCGGTACGGATCGTCTGGAAAATGGACGGGCGATGGTTCGCCGCGCTTTCGATTTGGGCATTACCCATTTTGACCTCGCTAACAATTATGGGCCGCCTGCCGGCTCCGCAGAGGAGGCGTTTGGCCAACTGCTCAAGCAGGATTTGGCTGCTTACCGGGATGAGCTCATTATTTCCACAAAAGCCGGATATTATATGTGGAAAGGCCCATACGGCGAGTGGGGCTCGCGCAAGTATTTAGTAGCCAGCCTCGATCAAAGCCTTAAGCGTATGGGGCTGGAGTACGTAGACATTTTTTATCACCATCGTCCAGATCCGAATACGCCGCTTGAGGAAACTATGGCTGCGCTGGACCATATCGTTCGCCAGGGCAAGGCGCTCTATGTTGGCTTGTCCAACTATAGTGCGGAGCAGACGGCAGAGGCTTCCCTTATTTTGCAGCGCCTTGGCACGCCATGCCTCATTCATCAGCCTTCTTATTCGATGTTCAATCGCTGGATCGAAGATGGCTTGCAGGATGTTCTAGATGCGGAAGGCATCGGCTCCATCGTGTTCTCTCCGCTAGCAGGCGGACTTTTGACGAACCGTTATTTAAACGGCATCCCTCTGGATTCTCGTGCGGCGGGACCGAGCGTATTTCTGCAATCCGATCAAATTACGGAAGAGAAGCTTGAAAAGATCAAGCTGCTTAACGCTCATGCTGCGGAGCGCGGGCAGACGCTTGCGCAGATGGCGCTCGCATGGGTACTGCGCGGTGGTCGTGTAACATCGGCGCTGATCGGCGCGAGCCGTGTGGAGCAAATTGATGATAACGTTGCAGCGCTCCGGGCGCTAGATTTCTCCGGCGATGAGCTGGCACGTATTGAAGCCATTTTA
This window encodes:
- the deoC gene encoding deoxyribose-phosphate aldolase translates to MGSTNAANVAGLIDHTMLKADATKAEIIQLCAEAKTYHFATVCVNAGWVALAAEQLAGSGVGITTVAGFPLGATTSRAKAAEAEDAIACGATEVDMVLNIGLLKSGDEAGVKRDVEAVVAACKGKALVKVILETGLLTDAEKVRACEICKEAGADFVKTSTGFGKGGATEEDIALMRRTVGPDMGVKASGGVRDLETALKMLAAGATRIGASASVAIASGGKGEGY
- a CDS encoding SulP family inorganic anion transporter; the protein is MGMSRLSWKRQWMTDVRVNVLAGMTATLALVPDSLAFSFMAGVPPVVGIYASICILLVTTFLGGRPGMISAAAGSMAVLMLTLVKEHGIEYLFAATILTGILQYLMGVFKLGKLMRYVPQGVLTGFINALAILILISQLRYFQGESWLMYALVAATLAIIYFLPRYFKAIPSPLVAVVILTFAVWVFGMDGVTRVGAIDASLPSFLLPNIPLNWETLAIIFPYSLSLAVVGYTETMLTHNLLDEMTGERTDKNKEMRGQGVANVVAGFFGGMAGCALVAESVLNVKMGGKHRLSTLVSALFLLLLAVLFGDLLAQVPMAALVGIMIMVCIAIFDWRSVFKPRSVPLAETVVMVATVAAVLFTHDLAAGVLVGVLISFVWFVVSVSRKLHIHSEWEGSKRTYRVHGQLFFASSSGLEELIELDCKANEIHIDLSQSRIWDHTAQLALNKVVERLKASGKEVTVSKGTALQS
- a CDS encoding peptidylprolyl isomerase; translation: MDNQESQRKEEELKNAAEQETNTHEDNQHTTEPATASPYAGGAPLGGSTPPPARKSGNTAWIALSAVLAILLVIVAIKPVFGGGSNAAVATVNKVDITKEDLYEEMLKSGGKTTLDNLITQQLITQEAKASNVTVTDADIDEEINTLKASFGTDEQFNAALAQYGVTLESLRKDAETQVKIRKLLEPSITITDDQVKETYEQNKASYGTGEEIKASHILVATQEEADAILKELKAGGDFATLAKEKSTDPGTKDNGGDLGFFGKGVMDPAFEEAAFALEVDQISDVVKSSFGYHIIKKTGFKAATSPTFEEKKEEIRKQLLNQQIQEKSAAWIQELRDKATITNTLDVKTDEAETDASANPDAAVSPEASAAQ
- the mgrA gene encoding L-glyceraldehyde 3-phosphate reductase; this encodes MTYLPANSRYDGMKYNRSGRSGLLLPAVSLGLWHNFGGTDRLENGRAMVRRAFDLGITHFDLANNYGPPAGSAEEAFGQLLKQDLAAYRDELIISTKAGYYMWKGPYGEWGSRKYLVASLDQSLKRMGLEYVDIFYHHRPDPNTPLEETMAALDHIVRQGKALYVGLSNYSAEQTAEASLILQRLGTPCLIHQPSYSMFNRWIEDGLQDVLDAEGIGSIVFSPLAGGLLTNRYLNGIPLDSRAAGPSVFLQSDQITEEKLEKIKLLNAHAAERGQTLAQMALAWVLRGGRVTSALIGASRVEQIDDNVAALRALDFSGDELARIEAILKG